One genomic window of Coregonus clupeaformis isolate EN_2021a chromosome 12, ASM2061545v1, whole genome shotgun sequence includes the following:
- the LOC121578716 gene encoding nerve growth factor-like, protein MRSSMLVLLLMVSAQAVATMGGDFCPPVSAQRQGPAPKRTPNSAPTVDPKLFTKRRYHSPRVLFSAQPPHTEPMGRQWSGASRGRRRVGQPKHRGVYSVCESVSVWVGNKTKATDISDNEVEVLPDVNINNVKKKQYFFETMCRGARGGSTGCLGIDGRHWNSYCTNSHTFVRALTSFKNLVAWRLIRINVACVCVLSRKSWRQ, encoded by the coding sequence atgagGTCATCCATGCTGGTCCTGCTCCTCATGGTCAGTGCCCAGGCAGTGGCCACCATGGGAGGGGACTTCTGCCCCCCGGTCTCCGCTCAGCGGCAAGGACCTGCCCCCAAAAGGACCCCTAACTCTGCCCCCACCGTGGATCCCAAACTGTTCACCAAGCGACGCTACCATTCGCCCCGCGTTCTCTTCAGCGCCCAGCCGCCCCACACAGAGCCCATGGGACGCCAGTGGTCCGGGGCCAGCAGGGGAAGGCGCAGGGTTGGCCAGCCGAAGCACCGGGGGGTGtactctgtgtgtgagagcgtcAGCGTCTGGGTAGGCAACAAGACCAAGGCCACGGATATATCTGACAACGAAGTGGAGGTGCTCCCGGACGTCAACATTAACAACGTGAAGAAGAAGCAGTACTTTTTTGAGACCATGTGCCGTGGCGCACGGGGGGGCAGCACTGGCTGCCTGGGCATCGATGGGCGACACTGGAACTCCTACTGCACCAACTCGCACACCTTTGTGCGGGCGCTGACTTCCTTCAAAAACCTGGTGGCCTGGAGACTGATCCGCATCAATGTGGCATGTGTCTGTGTGCTTAGCCGAAAGTCCTGGCGACAGTGA